One part of the Phoenix dactylifera cultivar Barhee BC4 chromosome 4, palm_55x_up_171113_PBpolish2nd_filt_p, whole genome shotgun sequence genome encodes these proteins:
- the LOC120110684 gene encoding uncharacterized protein LOC120110684 has product MDDDRRPPSPEPSERSAFPDTPRSAAGQAGLAGVYQLMAQVLQQQQMMQLAAMPSADSCYERFRRLNPPTFEGGSDPMAAETWIREMEKMFRALHFPDEVTVRLATSMLTGNAEYWWTVMETAYAVDRLTWRDFKRLFYNQYFPDSVHQAKQNEFLTLT; this is encoded by the coding sequence ATGGACGACGACCGGAGACCACCCTCCCCGGAGCCCAGCGAGCGGTCAGCTTTCCCGGATACTCCACGGTCTGCAGCGGGTCAGGCAGGCCTAGCCGGAGTATATCAGCTCATGGCACAAGTGCTGCAACAGCAACAGATGATGCAGCTGGCCGCTATGCCATCAGCAGACTCCTGCTACGAGAGGTTCCGCCGACTGAACCCCCCAACCTTTGAGGGTGGGTCTGACCCCATGGCGGCAGAAACATGGATCCGGGAGATGGAGAAGATGTTCCGAGCCCTCCACTTTCCTGATGAGGTGACAGTCCGACTGGCGACCTCTATGCTGACAGGAAACGCCGAATACTGGTGGACGGTCATGGAGACGGCTTATGCCGTTGACAGACTCACCTGGAGGGACTTTAAGAGGCTGTTTTACAACCAATATTTTCCGGACTCAGTCCACCAGGCGAAACAGAATGAATTTTTGACGCTGACCTAG